TCCCATATGTTAGCTCCTCTCACTGCTCCTCAATACGTTCTGCCGGGATGAGCGTCAGTGGAATCCTGTCGGAATCATCTATGATGGCCCTAAATTGAACACCATATCGCACAATTACAAATAATGATCCTAGTGATTCTACTATGTATAAGTGTTCTCGATAGTCTCCAGGTTCGGTTGGTACCTGCGCTATGATGTGACTTTTAGTGGGTTCAGGGCCAACAAAATCAGCAACATCACAAACTAGAACTTGGCTGCAATAGTCCACGGCATAAATTTGGCCATTAAAATATACCAAATCAGCAAGTCGTTCGTGATTGGTTCCTTCCCATCTAACTCTAGTCCATCTCAAATCGCCTGGTCTCCAGAAACTGAGGAACCTCATGCCTCCCTCAATGACCACGAGAACATAGTTGGATGTATGAGAAGGATTAGCTGACAAAACTGCCTTGCGAATAAAGCTCATCAGCCAGCCAGTCCGGTGATCCTCATAATCTTCAGTGGTATTTTGATGTGGCAATTCAATCTGAACACCGGAAAAGGGATGTAGCAGACTAATTTCACCCTCATCTTCTCCGACTGTGATAAGCCAACCCATAGACTCCATACATCGTTTTCTGCTAGGTTTCGGGACCCTCTTCTTCAAAATCATGCCATTATAGAGGCTGAAGAATTTCCGAAAGGAATTTCCCTCATCCTCTTCCTCTGCTAAGATCAGCCAAGGAGCTCTAGGCAGGTCATTGTTAAAATTATTCTAGGTGGCCACAGAGTGCCAGGATTTGCAGACAGCACCAAAATTTAGGTAGTCTTCAATCAAATTAAAACGTGCAGCTATCAGAACAGGCAGATCATATTGAAGTTCCGACCAATCAGCCATCTCCTGTGCCATACTAGAAATTTCAAGTTAGAGACCAAAccctactatgtatatgtatagctAAGAAAAAATCCCTCTTTTAGGGCACGATTCAGAATTATTTTAAAACAGGGCGGGACGAGCACGAGACTTAATTTTTGGAAAAATTTAATACTTAGGTAAGAAAGAAGCTATAACTGTCACTTTTGGATTATAATTTGCTAGTTTAAGATGTTAAATTTTACCTATCTTGGAAATTTGACACCCCATACAGCGATTTTTCTAGGACTAGCAACTTTAATTTGGTCCCCGAAAGATGATATTCATGAAACTGAGATTGCGAATAAAACCTCCGGCCGTCCACAGCTCCCTAATATCTCCAGCCCACCACGATTTTGTTCTCCAAGACCTTTCCAATgctaaattcatttttttttttgcgcggattgtccttcatttggggtggtcattaatttttgtccttcaaataggtggtctttaaattttaccatCACCTAATATtctgaggttgtgggttcgaaatCCAGCCCAGCTCAGTTTAAAATGCAAATTCtatcttgcgaatttttttaaaatttttgactgagtgagAATTCGAATCCGAAATCAGAGGactttaagcgaagggcaaaagttaaagaccaccaatttgaggggcaaaattaaagaccacccccaacgaagggcaatcctgcaaattcaCTTGCATAGATGAATTCGGTTATTTGCACGatttccttcaaaggcactgctctttaatttttccccatcaaattgttggtctttaatttttgtccgtcGCCTAATATCTCGAGGTTCTAGGTTCAGAACCTCTGCTCAATcaaacagaaaaaaaaattgcaagacaggacttcatagcaaaattaggcctattcaggcGTAATAAGGCACACCTCTGCCTAAATAGGCCTAACTTTTCGGGTAAAAATTTGTCTTAAGGCAAACATCTACCTAAATAGGCTTAATTCTGCTACAaacttctgccttgcgatttttttttaatatttgattgAGGTAGGTTCAAACACGGAACCCATGAATTTTTAAgcgaaggtcaaaaattaaagatttcaaatttgaagggtaaaaattaaagactagtgcctttgaagggcattccgcacaaaaaaaatgataTGAATTAAGTGCAAATAAAACATGAATTAATTTAATTCTTTTCCCTCAAATTTATAGCTGAATTAGAAATGCTACTTTTATTTCAAAATGTTGAGAAATATTCTAGAAAAAGTTAAATAAAAAAGTTGTGCTGTTTAGCtattaagaaaagaaaataacaaaATCTAACATAGAAAAATGATCCACCATTTATTTTTTTGCCATATATGCGACTTACACTTAAATAACAAAATCATGTTGCGATATATGCAACTAAGTCAGTcccagtatatattatatatatgaaaaatattgtTAGGTTTGCTCTGAAAAAGAAAGGACCATTTGATGTTATTGACTTACAAAACTAAATTGTCAGACAAGTAAACCATTAATACAAGTTGAAGAAAGAAGCTAGAATTGATAAATTCGGTAGAATTATATAGTCACCATGTCAGGATTATATTGTCTCTGGGAGACTATTAAGTTCAGAATAGTCCTCGCTATGTTTCAGCCACAATCACATTTACTTAATATCATATAGGAGTATGGGAACCTTCCATGAAGAAAGGTGTCGAGTTCCTACATCGGCTATACATTTAGAAACGAGAAGTATATAATAAAAAATCCTTCACCCAATGTCAATTTTTTATCATGATATCAGGGACTCCAACAAAATGATGGTCTCAAATCTCATCAACCACAAAAGCTAAATATTGGGCAATTGGACTTTCTGTCAAACGAACAAAATGAGAGAAACTTTCTGCCTATGATAGGAAAACATTTAGGTTTTATTTGTCACAAATATTTCTTTCATACCACAGTCGCAACATGCAAACGTACTTATACTACTTACCACTTAACATTCCATTTTTCCAGCACCCCATCATCCTCGTCTATAATAGGTAAACATCCACCACATTTATTATTAAGCTGCACAAGGTTAACTTATTAACTATACAAGTCGTCATCGTCTCCGGCAGCATTAACAGAAGCGAATGGGTCGGATGTTGCCCCGGTTTCTGTAGCATTAGCTGCGTGCTCTGCGAATTTGAATTCAGTTCCAAGTCCCCGTGATTGCTGTAATGTTTGAGCAAAAAGCTGGTACTTCCTAATGTCAGCATCACTCACACTTCGTCTAGCATATTTCATGGACTCCTCAAAGTGTGCAGCCTTTATTTCAGCCACGTCATCAGTATCATCTTCATCCATTGCTTCAGGGTTTTCTCctctcttcctctctctctcaatatcctGTCATTCCCCCAATCAAAGAGAAGTAAATTAAACTATCAAGAAATTGCAAAAAGAGCAATTTACATATAGCAAGTATATCATCACTAAACATTCACCAGAATTTACATGTAAAGGATGAGGAATGTCATTCCAGATAAATGGACCTTCTGTCAGGAAGGTTAAGATGTTGGAAACAATTGTAGAAACTACCAAGTATAACTAGTACTGTAGGAGTTTTCCACCCTCACACCAAGGTGAAGTTTCAAACATACCCGGATTTGATTTGTCAGACGTCACCCAACTAATAGTAACGgaaaagtcactcaactaatgGTAAATTGGTAATTACCTCAAAAAGTCACTTTTCTTTGTTTTAAAACACAAACCAAGGCAAATCTGAAAATAAATCATATGACCAAAACAAGGAATTCTAGTATATTAATGTGCAAAAAGAAGCACCTTTTACCTTTTCAATGTTTTCTCTAATGGCGTATTTGCATGCTCGTTGACAAATCTCAGTTATGTCTGCACCACTAAAACCATGTGTATACCGTGCTAGAGCTGCCAGATCCACGTCCTTAGAGACGGGGGACTTCCGCaaacatgctttgaagatttgaagaCGGGAAGCTTCATCTGGGAGGGGAATGTAAATTAATTGGTCTAGACGCCCTGGTCTGAGCAATGCAGGGTCAATAATGTCTGGCCTATTTGTTGCCCCAATGATGAATACTGTTTTCTTTGCCGTCATACCATCCATCTCTGTCAACAATTGATTGAGTACTCTATCAGCAGCACCACCAGCATCTCCCACAGAATTCCCCCTCTAAAAGAGGGACATATGCAACAAGAGTTAGATCAAGAAAATATAAAATTGTGACAGAACTGAAAACAGAAATCCATATCAGGCTCAAGTCTTTGAGGTAGTACCTGCGTAGCAATGGAATCGAGTTCATCAAAGAACAGTACACACGGAGCAGACTGTCGTGCCTTGTCAAATATTTCCCGAACATTTGCTTCACTTTCTCCAAACCACATTGTAAGCAACTCTGGTCCTTTCACACTTATGAAGTTAGCCTGACACTCGTTTGCAATAGCTTTGGCAAGTAAAGTTTTGCCACAACCAGGAGGTCCATAGAAAAGAACCCCTTTAGAGGGTGACATGCCAAACTTCTCAAACTTCTCAGGATGCTCAACCGGATACTGAACAGTCTGCCAAAAGCAAAGTGGATTTCCAAGTAAGAACAGTAGGAAAGCAAATGAAAGAACtttaaaaacaaggaaaattGACATAAATAGCCATCAACCTAAAACAAAATATCCGGCAAATGTATAGTATACCATGAATGCTCTCTGTCTactgggagaaaatatttacaccaagtagcccatattttgagtttgttatcCGGTTGAGCCCATATTTgggtataaacaccttttatacactattatccacctttatacaaggttgatacattatgtataatgcttttccccaggtataatattgtatattgggctgtatatttttgaaaatttccctatatattatgtatattggcTAATGTAAAAGATTTTTGGACACCACCACCCCAcatccaaccccccccccccccccccccccccaaacacacACAAACAACAAAcccaaatatttaaaaaaaaaaatagaaaagaaccCTTTTTCTTTCCCCTGGAACTGAAACTCATGAACTGTTAGCTCTTATGAATAGGAACAACTATCAAGTTGTTTCTCACTGTCCAGGTTTTGGCAGACAATATATACAAACACTACAGCATCATAAGTTCATAATCACATACCTCTTGGAGTTCCCGCTTGATATTTTCCAGCCCTCCAATATCCTCCCAAGAGGTGTTGGGTACCTCCACAACCTGAAAACCAGGAGATCCAGTTATCTAGAAGTAGCAAAAGGAAACAGATACCGCGAAAGACAGGGAACAGTTAACTTCCACTTGAAGGAAGGCTTTAATTATGAATAGATTGAACTCACCGTTTCTCGTAAAGCTGATGGATTTGAAGCACCCAGAGCAGTTTGAAAATGCTCATTAGTCACAGCCATTGAATTCAACACTTCAGCATCAATGGTCTCGTCCTCCAAGTCAATAACATCCATTTTCTCCCTGATACACTGCAACGCAGCCTCGGTGCACAAGGCAGCAAGATCAGATCCGACATAACCATGTGTGTCTTTTGCAACTCTCTCTAGATCAACCTGTGACAGCATCAACAAAAATTTGATTAAACTACTCATAATTGGTTAAACTAGGTAACTCTAGTAAGCAATGGGAACAAGCATAAGACCAGCTCACATTATCATCGAGCTTCATATTTTTAGTATGAATCCGTAGGATCTCCAGCCGCCCTACTTCATCTGGTACGCCGATGTCAATCTCTCGGTCAAATCTCCCAAATCTCCGGAGAGCAGGATCAATACTGTTTGGTCTGTTGGTGGCTCCCATGACAATCACATGAGATCGAGACTTGAGCCCATCCATTAATGTCAGAAGTTGGGAAACTATGCGCCGCTCAACTTCGCCGTGTGTCTTTTCTCTCTTTGGAGCAATTGAGTCTAACTCATCAATAAATATGATAGATGGTGCGTTCTTTTCAGCTTCCTCAAATGCCTTCCTCAAGTTACCCTCACTCTCACCAGCCAATTTGGACATTATTTCAGGCCcattaattaaaaagaaaaatgcacCAGTCTCATTTGCCACAGCTCTGCCAATCAAGGTTTTCCCCGATCCAGGAGGACCATACAGAAGAATACCTTTTGGTGGTTTCACACCAATTGACTTGAACAACTGTGGATGCCTTAGAGGGAGTTCAACCAGCTCACGAATCTGAGCCATTTGCTTCCTCATACCACCAACATCATCATATCCAACTTCATTTAGTCTCTCCTCATCTTCACGCTTGATTGGTTCTCCCTCGCAAAAGATCTCTGTATCAGGTGCAACAACACAATATTCTCCGGGCTCCGTCTCAACCACTTTAAATTCAACACTACGCATACCACCTCTGACTGCAAAGAGATCGCCCTTCCTGACAGGGCGGTAAGACTCCAAGAAGTATGCTGTTGTGTCAACAACGGCAAATGCAAACAGATTTTAAGACAGTTTTAAATGAGAAATAATATAATCTAGATAATGAAAATGACAAGGATATTGAGCATGGAAGAATTTAAATTGTGGCCTTACGCTTCAAGTACGCATCAAACAGGTTGCCAGTCATCCCCTCAACTGTGTCATCAATTGGAAGAATGTGAACACGCTTCGCATACTTAACATCAGGACACTGGTGTACAGACACAACATCCCCAAGACGAATTCTAAGATTAGCTCGAACGACTTTGTTCAATCTGATCTTAGGTTCTTCACATTGTTCATCTGCAAGGACAACACAAACAGTGTCCTTTCGTTTTTTACCCTACAGCACAAGTTTCTCTTAGCTTTCTTACAAATCAATGACACATGTAAAAGTGATGGAGAACAAAGAACATCTTCTACATACCCGCCAAGTTTATCAACTTTTTGGAAAATGATAAAAAGAAGGATACCCCTATTGTCAAACAGAACAAATATAGGGAAAGACCAGAATTTCAACAAACCTTTAGCAAGACAGTATCTCCTCGAAACAGTTGCAGCTCTTCCATTTTATTAGGGTGCATAGACACAACTGAATTGTCATCATTTAAGGCCTCATCAACAATAAGGCGGTTAGGGGATTTCTTCCTCTCCAAAATTGC
The nucleotide sequence above comes from Lycium barbarum isolate Lr01 chromosome 3, ASM1917538v2, whole genome shotgun sequence. Encoded proteins:
- the LOC132632622 gene encoding cell division cycle protein 48 homolog — encoded protein: MAHPSSSTSDPKNNKKDFSTAILERKKSPNRLIVDEALNDDNSVVSMHPNKMEELQLFRGDTVLLKGKKRKDTVCVVLADEQCEEPKIRLNKVVRANLRIRLGDVVSVHQCPDVKYAKRVHILPIDDTVEGMTGNLFDAYLKPYFLESYRPVRKGDLFAVRGGMRSVEFKVVETEPGEYCVVAPDTEIFCEGEPIKREDEERLNEVGYDDVGGMRKQMAQIRELVELPLRHPQLFKSIGVKPPKGILLYGPPGSGKTLIGRAVANETGAFFFLINGPEIMSKLAGESEGNLRKAFEEAEKNAPSIIFIDELDSIAPKREKTHGEVERRIVSQLLTLMDGLKSRSHVIVMGATNRPNSIDPALRRFGRFDREIDIGVPDEVGRLEILRIHTKNMKLDDNVDLERVAKDTHGYVGSDLAALCTEAALQCIREKMDVIDLEDETIDAEVLNSMAVTNEHFQTALGASNPSALRETVVEVPNTSWEDIGGLENIKRELQETVQYPVEHPEKFEKFGMSPSKGVLFYGPPGCGKTLLAKAIANECQANFISVKGPELLTMWFGESEANVREIFDKARQSAPCVLFFDELDSIATQRGNSVGDAGGAADRVLNQLLTEMDGMTAKKTVFIIGATNRPDIIDPALLRPGRLDQLIYIPLPDEASRLQIFKACLRKSPVSKDVDLAALARYTHGFSGADITEICQRACKYAIRENIEKDIERERKRGENPEAMDEDDTDDVAEIKAAHFEESMKYARRSVSDADIRKYQLFAQTLQQSRGLGTEFKFAEHAANATETGATSDPFASVNAAGDDDDLYS